From Cellulomonas oligotrophica, a single genomic window includes:
- a CDS encoding sensor domain-containing protein — MVRTSRTSRHVRPAPAPTTSGPAARRRPLPVAAALVVPLVLLAGCTGGDSGAVEAVVPTSSASAAGTGLVEPGVPTDLTADVLLTDGMFTGAAAGVAPLEVTTWQLPPACGALALPASLTATGAQVYGDGDDGTEQGVQQVVVLPDPETAVDVVAELVAALEDCAGSGDAPAESALEDVAVGAQGHGFVTAAEPGDEALGTYTVLSRRGAAVTVVATTGHRTPVGEARRLVTNVAQQAWLRLCRYSENGC, encoded by the coding sequence ATGGTCCGCACGTCCCGCACGTCCCGTCACGTCCGTCCGGCACCGGCGCCGACGACGTCCGGCCCCGCCGCGCGGCGCCGCCCGCTGCCCGTCGCGGCGGCGCTGGTGGTGCCGCTGGTGCTGCTCGCCGGGTGCACGGGTGGCGACTCCGGTGCGGTCGAGGCGGTCGTGCCCACGTCGTCCGCGTCGGCGGCCGGCACGGGCCTGGTCGAGCCGGGCGTGCCGACGGACCTCACGGCGGACGTGCTGCTGACCGACGGGATGTTCACGGGTGCGGCGGCCGGCGTCGCCCCGCTGGAGGTGACCACGTGGCAGCTGCCCCCGGCGTGCGGGGCGCTGGCGCTGCCGGCCTCGCTCACCGCGACGGGCGCGCAGGTCTACGGCGACGGCGACGACGGCACCGAGCAGGGTGTGCAGCAGGTCGTGGTGCTGCCCGACCCGGAGACGGCGGTCGACGTGGTCGCCGAGCTCGTCGCCGCGCTCGAGGACTGCGCGGGGAGCGGCGACGCCCCGGCGGAGTCGGCGCTGGAGGACGTGGCCGTGGGGGCGCAGGGCCACGGGTTCGTGACCGCGGCGGAGCCCGGTGACGAGGCGCTCGGCACGTACACGGTGCTCAGCCGCCGGGGCGCGGCCGTGACGGTCGTGGCGACGACGGGGCACCGCACGCCGGTGGGCGAGGCGCGCCGGCTCGTGACCAACGTGGCGCAGCAGGCGTGGCTGCGGCTGTGCCGGTACAGCGAGAACGGCTGCTGA
- a CDS encoding MarR family winged helix-turn-helix transcriptional regulator — protein MADRITVTLHELVALLDAYADDVLRAEHAITFGDYRYLATLAELDRPDITELARCLMLTKAAVSKHLPALEARGWVERSADPAHARRVVVGLTPAGVRVVEEAGGRLDADFAAAFTGGHPPLDLDALHAGLRTAVVRVQERLAGPPPR, from the coding sequence GTGGCCGATCGCATCACCGTGACCCTGCACGAGCTCGTCGCCCTGCTCGACGCGTACGCCGACGACGTGCTGCGCGCCGAGCACGCCATCACCTTCGGCGACTACCGCTACCTGGCCACGCTCGCCGAGCTCGACCGGCCCGACATCACCGAGCTCGCGCGCTGCCTCATGCTCACCAAGGCCGCCGTCAGCAAGCACCTGCCCGCGCTGGAGGCGCGCGGGTGGGTCGAACGGTCCGCCGACCCGGCCCACGCCCGGCGCGTCGTCGTCGGGCTCACCCCGGCCGGGGTGCGGGTCGTCGAGGAGGCCGGCGGGCGCCTCGACGCCGACTTCGCCGCCGCGTTCACCGGCGGGCACCCCCCGCTCGACCTCGACGCCCTGCACGCCGGGCTGCGCACCGCCGTGGTGCGCGTCCAGGAGAGGCTCGCCGGCCCGCCTCCGCGCTGA
- a CDS encoding NAD(P)H-dependent oxidoreductase produces MPGTHPRTRPAAVDGEPLRVLVVVGHPLAGSLVHALAAAYVDAAAGAQVRVVDLAADPVPAHPASIDELRTARDGTTAHLGADVDRYVADLRWADHVVLLFPQWWGTYPAVLKAWIDRTFLSGAAFRYLPGRRWERLLRGRTARIVMTMDSPRWWNRLRYRNAAETSLRNAVLAYCGVRVTGVTRFAEVRHQDAATREAWLRTAARLGAQDARRRRTPRVEHEPSPRPAAV; encoded by the coding sequence ATGCCCGGAACCCACCCCCGCACCCGTCCCGCGGCCGTCGACGGCGAGCCGCTGCGCGTCCTCGTCGTCGTCGGCCACCCGCTGGCCGGCAGCCTCGTGCACGCGCTGGCCGCCGCCTACGTCGACGCCGCAGCGGGTGCCCAGGTCCGCGTCGTCGACCTCGCCGCCGACCCCGTCCCCGCCCACCCGGCGTCGATCGACGAGCTGCGCACGGCCCGCGACGGCACCACCGCGCACCTGGGGGCCGACGTCGACCGGTACGTCGCCGACCTGCGGTGGGCCGACCACGTGGTGCTGCTCTTCCCGCAGTGGTGGGGCACGTACCCCGCGGTCCTCAAGGCCTGGATCGACCGCACGTTCCTGTCCGGGGCGGCGTTCCGCTACCTGCCGGGGCGCCGGTGGGAGCGGCTGCTGCGCGGGCGCACGGCGCGGATCGTCATGACCATGGACTCCCCGCGCTGGTGGAACCGGCTGCGCTACCGGAACGCCGCCGAGACGTCCCTGCGCAACGCCGTCCTGGCGTACTGCGGCGTCCGCGTCACGGGCGTGACCCGGTTCGCGGAGGTGCGCCACCAGGACGCCGCGACGCGCGAGGCGTGGCTGCGCACGGCCGCCCGGCTCGGTGCGCAGGACGCCCGACGGCGCCGGACCCCGCGCGTCGAGCACGAGCCGTCCCCCCGGCCGGCCGCCGTCTGA
- a CDS encoding anti-sigma factor, which translates to MHTHVDDEVIALVALGEAVASDADLAHLTACPRCAEELAALRGVVDLAREERDAPGLVAPAPQVWDRVAAELGLAPTGTGPTAAPATAAARATSAAPVTTGAPDPAPAALAPVVPLRRRRTWAWVAGAAAAGLVVGGTGAWWAARPTDPAQEVVARATLDALPGWDASGTAVVETSADGSRVLVVDLDDATPDEDGYREVWLLRPDLSGLVSLGPLTGASARVPLPADLDLDDFSVVDVSLEPLDGDPAHSGDSIVRGPLGA; encoded by the coding sequence ATGCACACGCACGTGGACGACGAGGTGATCGCCCTCGTCGCCCTCGGGGAGGCCGTCGCGTCGGACGCGGACCTCGCGCACCTGACGGCGTGCCCGCGCTGCGCCGAGGAGCTCGCGGCCCTGCGCGGGGTCGTGGACCTGGCGCGCGAGGAGCGCGACGCCCCCGGGCTCGTGGCACCGGCCCCGCAGGTGTGGGACCGCGTCGCGGCCGAGCTCGGGCTGGCGCCGACGGGCACCGGCCCGACCGCCGCACCGGCCACGGCCGCCGCACGGGCCACGTCCGCCGCGCCCGTGACGACCGGCGCACCCGACCCCGCACCCGCCGCCCTCGCACCCGTGGTGCCGCTGCGCCGCCGGCGCACGTGGGCGTGGGTGGCCGGTGCCGCGGCGGCAGGCCTCGTCGTCGGCGGGACCGGCGCCTGGTGGGCCGCCCGGCCGACGGACCCGGCCCAGGAGGTCGTGGCCCGGGCCACGCTCGACGCGCTGCCCGGCTGGGACGCGTCCGGCACGGCCGTGGTCGAGACGTCCGCCGACGGCTCGCGCGTCCTGGTCGTGGACCTGGACGACGCGACACCCGACGAGGACGGCTACCGCGAGGTCTGGCTGCTGCGCCCGGACCTGAGCGGGCTGGTCAGCCTGGGCCCGCTCACCGGCGCCTCGGCCCGGGTACCGCTGCCGGCCGACCTCGACCTCGACGACTTCTCGGTCGTCGACGTCTCGCTCGAACCCCTCGACGGCGACCCCGCCCACTCGGGCGACTCGATCGTCCGGGGCCCGCTCGGCGCCTGA
- a CDS encoding RNA polymerase sigma factor, whose translation MGVAFAAGDEDAVREAYRRWATLVHTVALRSLGTVAEAEEVTQHVFVEAWRGRHRFDPQRSRLPAWLLGITRNAVADAHERRARDGRLRVATAASEPERLAPGVDTKVVDRVVVRDALDRLGDPQRTILRLAFYDDLTHDQIARRMDLPIGTVKSHVRRSLARLRTRWEVEGVVE comes from the coding sequence CTGGGCGTCGCGTTCGCCGCGGGCGACGAGGACGCGGTGCGGGAGGCGTACCGGCGCTGGGCGACCCTCGTGCACACGGTCGCGCTGCGCTCGCTGGGCACGGTGGCGGAGGCCGAGGAGGTCACCCAGCACGTGTTCGTCGAGGCGTGGCGCGGCCGGCACCGGTTCGACCCGCAGCGCTCGCGCCTGCCGGCCTGGCTGCTGGGCATCACCCGCAACGCGGTCGCCGACGCCCACGAGCGACGGGCACGCGACGGGCGGCTGCGGGTGGCGACCGCGGCGTCCGAGCCGGAGCGGCTCGCCCCCGGGGTCGACACGAAGGTGGTGGACCGTGTGGTCGTGCGGGACGCCCTCGACCGGCTCGGCGACCCGCAGCGTACGATCCTGCGGCTCGCGTTCTACGACGACCTCACGCACGACCAGATCGCACGACGGATGGACCTGCCGATAGGCACCGTGAAGAGCCATGTCCGGCGCAGCCTGGCGCGGCTGAGGACCCGATGGGAGGTGGAGGGTGTCGTCGAGTGA
- a CDS encoding class F sortase: MRAALAALATTGALVLTGCTGPAPDAPAVAPTATASVTPAPAATAEPTPAAVPDVPVQDASLAALQVAAPPAPVRVRVPDLDIDMPVDPVGVRPEGDMELPEGADRAAWYRFGPAPASPAGSTLIAAHVDSWTTGVGPFSRLRDVQPGALVEVDAQDGTVHTYRVSEVVAVPKDTAPVGEWFDREGSRRLVLVTCGGEFREDVGHYADNVVVTADPVEG, encoded by the coding sequence GTGCGCGCCGCGCTCGCCGCGCTCGCCACCACCGGGGCCCTCGTCCTGACCGGCTGCACGGGGCCCGCGCCCGACGCGCCGGCCGTCGCACCCACGGCCACCGCGTCCGTGACGCCCGCACCCGCCGCGACCGCGGAGCCGACCCCGGCCGCCGTCCCGGACGTCCCCGTGCAGGACGCCTCCCTGGCCGCCCTCCAGGTGGCCGCACCCCCGGCCCCCGTCCGGGTCCGGGTGCCCGACCTCGACATCGACATGCCGGTCGACCCCGTGGGCGTCCGGCCGGAGGGGGACATGGAGCTGCCCGAGGGGGCCGACCGGGCCGCCTGGTACCGCTTCGGCCCCGCCCCGGCGTCCCCCGCCGGGTCCACGCTGATCGCCGCGCACGTCGACTCGTGGACCACGGGCGTCGGCCCGTTCTCCCGGCTGCGGGACGTGCAGCCCGGGGCCCTGGTGGAGGTCGACGCGCAGGACGGTACGGTGCACACGTACCGGGTCAGCGAGGTCGTCGCGGTGCCGAAGGACACGGCACCGGTCGGCGAGTGGTTCGACCGTGAGGGTTCGCGCCGCCTCGTCCTCGTGACCTGCGGAGGCGAGTTCCGCGAGGACGTCGGACACTATGCGGACAACGTCGTCGTCACCGCCGACCCGGTCGAGGGGTGA
- a CDS encoding DUF4397 domain-containing protein, translated as MRARLIAGTAAGSLALAAVTLAAVPASAATDDAASLSVLHGVPDLTVDVWVNGERTLDDFEPGDLAGPLELPAGTYTVAITAADAEDDSEPAIGPVDLPLEAGMSYTAAAHLDADGEPTATLFTNDTSATAAGEGRLTVRHIAAAPAVDVLAGGTAVISGLENPDEQVLDLPAGTVSASVVAAGTTEPALLGPADVPVTEGTSTIVYAWGSASSDPASLALATQTIDGLHSSPSGVQAGQTGAAAQGTSTGTWALLAGGLAAMAALGLGVARRATVKAER; from the coding sequence ATGCGCGCACGACTCATCGCCGGCACCGCCGCCGGATCGCTCGCACTCGCGGCCGTCACGCTCGCCGCGGTGCCCGCCTCGGCCGCCACGGACGACGCCGCCAGCCTCTCCGTCCTGCACGGGGTGCCGGACCTGACGGTCGACGTGTGGGTCAACGGCGAGCGCACCCTCGACGACTTCGAGCCGGGCGACCTGGCCGGCCCGCTCGAGCTGCCCGCCGGCACCTACACCGTCGCGATCACCGCCGCGGACGCCGAGGACGACTCCGAGCCGGCCATCGGCCCCGTGGACCTGCCCCTCGAGGCGGGCATGAGCTACACCGCCGCCGCGCACCTGGACGCGGACGGCGAGCCCACGGCGACGCTGTTCACCAACGACACGTCGGCCACCGCCGCCGGCGAGGGCCGCCTCACGGTCCGCCACATCGCCGCGGCCCCGGCCGTCGACGTCCTCGCGGGCGGCACCGCCGTGATCTCCGGCCTGGAGAACCCCGACGAGCAGGTCCTCGACCTGCCCGCCGGCACCGTCTCCGCCAGCGTCGTGGCCGCCGGCACCACCGAGCCCGCGCTGCTCGGCCCGGCCGACGTCCCCGTCACCGAGGGCACCAGCACCATCGTCTACGCCTGGGGCTCGGCGAGCTCGGACCCGGCGTCGCTCGCGCTGGCCACGCAGACCATCGACGGGCTGCACTCCTCGCCGTCCGGCGTCCAGGCGGGCCAGACCGGCGCCGCCGCGCAGGGCACCTCGACCGGCACGTGGGCGCTGCTCGCCGGCGGCCTGGCCGCCATGGCCGCGCTCGGCCTCGGCGTCGCCCGCCGGGCGACCGTGAAGGCGGAGCGCTGA
- the nrdD gene encoding anaerobic ribonucleoside-triphosphate reductase, giving the protein MTTIDTGLPEGRTAAVTPTGLVVRKRDGRALPFDAARIRAALAKAFVEVHGEIGPLDELSIADLLARVCAELAERYSGEVRIYEIQNVVEHTLLEAHEYDVAKAYIDYRVQRDLARSRSLDINHSVGQLVAKEQAVVNENANKDSDVFNTQRDLTAGAVSKAIGLRMLPPHVANAHAKGDLHYHDLDYHPYAPMTNCCLIDFRTMLREGFRIGNAQVDPPRSIQTATAQISQIIANVSSSQYGGCSVNRIDELLAPYAQRNYAKHLDEAQRWVDDAGRREDYARERTRKDIDDAMQSLEYEINTLFTSNGQTPFTSVGFGLGTGWFEREIQRAILQIRILGLGKERRTAIFPKLIFTLRRGVNLDPDDPNYDLKQLAVECATKRMYPDVLSYDKIVEITGSFKVPMGCRSFLQGWTDEDGEDVVEGRMNLGVVTLNVPRVALEARGDLDAFWALLDERLVTVRDALLYRVERCKEAVPANAPILYVHGAFGRRLQPGDDVDALFRGGRATVSLGYIGLYEAAAAFYGGAWEQDPQAKEFTLRVLRTLAAHAQAWTDEHGYKFSVYSTPSESLTDRFCRLDRAKFGPVPDITDKDYYTNSFHYDVRKSPTPFEKLDFEAEYAPLTSGGFIHYCEYPVLQQNPRALEAVWDYAYDRVGYLGTNTPIDRCLECGFSGDFTPTARGFACPGCGNEDPRTCDVVKRTCGYLGNPQQRPMVHGRHVEISSRVKHLAGSTGSVPGAPADA; this is encoded by the coding sequence GTGACCACGATCGACACGGGTCTGCCCGAGGGGCGCACCGCCGCCGTGACGCCCACCGGCCTGGTGGTGCGCAAGCGCGACGGCCGGGCCCTGCCGTTCGACGCGGCCCGCATCCGGGCGGCCCTGGCCAAGGCGTTCGTCGAGGTGCACGGCGAGATCGGCCCGCTGGACGAGCTGTCGATCGCGGACCTGCTCGCCCGCGTGTGCGCCGAGCTCGCCGAGCGGTACTCCGGCGAGGTGCGGATCTACGAGATCCAGAACGTCGTCGAGCACACCCTGCTCGAGGCCCACGAGTACGACGTCGCGAAGGCGTACATCGACTACCGCGTGCAGCGGGACCTCGCGCGCAGCCGGTCGCTCGACATCAACCACTCCGTCGGCCAGCTCGTGGCCAAGGAGCAGGCGGTCGTCAACGAGAACGCCAACAAGGACAGCGACGTCTTCAACACCCAGCGCGACCTCACCGCCGGCGCGGTCAGCAAGGCCATCGGCCTGCGGATGCTCCCGCCGCACGTGGCCAACGCGCACGCCAAGGGCGACCTGCACTACCACGACCTCGACTACCACCCCTACGCGCCGATGACGAACTGCTGCCTCATCGACTTCCGCACGATGCTGCGCGAGGGCTTCCGGATCGGCAACGCCCAGGTCGACCCTCCCCGGTCCATCCAGACCGCGACCGCGCAGATCTCCCAGATCATCGCCAACGTGTCGTCCAGCCAGTACGGCGGGTGCTCCGTCAACCGCATCGACGAGCTCCTCGCCCCGTACGCGCAGCGCAACTACGCCAAGCACCTCGACGAGGCGCAGCGGTGGGTCGACGACGCCGGGCGCCGCGAGGACTACGCCCGCGAGCGCACGCGCAAGGACATCGACGACGCGATGCAGAGCCTCGAGTACGAGATCAACACCCTGTTCACGTCCAACGGGCAGACGCCGTTCACGTCGGTCGGGTTCGGGCTCGGCACGGGCTGGTTCGAGCGGGAGATCCAGCGCGCGATCCTGCAGATCCGCATCCTCGGGCTCGGCAAGGAGCGGCGCACCGCGATCTTCCCCAAGTTGATCTTCACGCTGCGCCGCGGCGTGAACCTCGACCCCGACGACCCGAACTACGACCTCAAGCAGCTCGCCGTGGAGTGCGCCACGAAGCGCATGTACCCCGACGTGCTCAGCTACGACAAGATCGTCGAGATCACCGGCTCGTTCAAGGTGCCCATGGGGTGCCGCTCGTTCCTGCAGGGCTGGACCGACGAGGACGGCGAGGACGTCGTCGAGGGGCGCATGAACCTCGGCGTGGTGACGCTCAACGTGCCGCGGGTCGCGCTGGAGGCCCGCGGCGACCTCGACGCGTTCTGGGCGCTGCTCGACGAGCGGCTCGTCACGGTCCGCGACGCGCTGCTCTACCGCGTCGAGCGGTGCAAGGAGGCCGTGCCGGCCAACGCCCCGATCCTCTACGTGCACGGCGCCTTCGGCCGGCGCCTGCAGCCCGGCGACGACGTCGACGCCCTGTTCCGAGGCGGCCGGGCGACCGTGTCGCTGGGGTACATCGGCCTGTACGAGGCGGCCGCCGCGTTCTACGGCGGTGCGTGGGAGCAGGACCCGCAGGCCAAGGAGTTCACGCTGCGCGTCCTGCGCACCCTCGCCGCGCACGCCCAGGCGTGGACCGACGAGCACGGGTACAAGTTCTCGGTCTACTCGACGCCGAGCGAGAGCCTGACCGACCGGTTCTGCCGGCTCGACCGCGCGAAGTTCGGGCCGGTGCCCGACATCACCGACAAGGACTACTACACGAACAGCTTCCACTACGACGTGCGCAAGAGCCCCACGCCGTTCGAGAAGCTCGACTTCGAGGCCGAGTACGCCCCGCTGACGTCCGGCGGGTTCATCCACTACTGCGAGTACCCGGTGCTGCAGCAGAACCCCCGGGCGCTCGAGGCCGTGTGGGACTACGCCTACGACCGGGTCGGCTACCTGGGCACGAACACCCCGATCGACCGGTGCCTGGAGTGCGGGTTCTCCGGCGACTTCACGCCCACGGCCCGCGGGTTCGCGTGCCCGGGCTGCGGCAACGAGGACCCGCGCACGTGCGACGTCGTCAAGCGCACCTGCGGCTACCTGGGCAACCCCCAGCAGCGGCCGATGGTGCACGGGCGGCACGTGGAGATCTCCTCGCGGGTCAAGCACCTGGCCGGCAGCACGGGCTCCGTCCCGGGCGCGCCCGCGGACGCCTGA
- the nrdG gene encoding anaerobic ribonucleoside-triphosphate reductase activating protein: MARTPVPGGWRAARLSQGRVAGYQPFVMVDGEGVRCSLYVSGCPFACDGCFNEAAWSFRYGEPYDEALADRVLADLAHEAVQGLSLLGGEPFLSTGVCLDVVGRLRAAHGRAKDVWCWTGYTFEELLAEVAAGQDDKAALLAELDVLVDGRFEIAERDLTLAFRGSRNQRVLDVPRSLAAGRAVPWAGA, from the coding sequence GTGGCCCGCACGCCCGTGCCCGGCGGGTGGCGGGCGGCGCGCCTGAGCCAGGGGCGCGTCGCCGGCTACCAGCCGTTCGTCATGGTCGACGGCGAGGGCGTGCGGTGCTCCCTGTACGTCAGCGGCTGCCCGTTCGCGTGCGACGGGTGCTTCAACGAGGCCGCGTGGAGCTTCCGGTACGGCGAGCCCTACGACGAGGCGCTCGCCGACCGCGTCCTCGCCGACCTCGCCCACGAGGCCGTGCAGGGGCTGTCGCTGCTCGGCGGGGAGCCGTTCCTCAGCACCGGCGTGTGCCTCGACGTGGTGGGCCGGCTGCGGGCCGCGCACGGGCGCGCCAAGGACGTGTGGTGCTGGACGGGGTACACGTTCGAGGAGCTGCTGGCCGAGGTCGCGGCCGGGCAGGACGACAAGGCGGCGCTGCTCGCGGAGCTCGACGTGCTCGTCGACGGCCGCTTCGAGATCGCCGAGCGGGACCTGACCCTGGCGTTCCGCGGCAGCCGCAACCAGCGGGTCCTCGACGTGCCCCGCTCCCTGGCCGCCGGCCGCGCCGTGCCCTGGGCCGGCGCCTGA
- a CDS encoding MFS transporter: MPVQGRRAAPVVYTVAVLAYLVAVVHRTALGVAGVDATARFDLAATTLSSFVVVQLVMYAGLQIPAGQLLDRYGARAVITAGSVVMAAGQGLLAVADTVPLALVARLLIGAGDAGIFISACRLVAQWFPPRRVPVLVQVTGLIGQSGQLVSAIGVAWLLHARGWGTTFGALAVVGAVTSVVAWLWLSAPPPTRTTVVADAARERFLHAVRAAARPAGTRLGFWSHFLPPFSANVLALLWGVPFFVTAQGRSPAEASALLTLLTLSAMVAGPVVGRFTARHPLRRSWAVLASAVATLVAWVLLLAPSTPRPMWQLAVFAVVIGAGGPVSLVGIDFARSFTAADRLGTATGFVNMGGFTSSVVGVLAVGVVLQAVSPPGAVTYSLDAYRLAFAVLLVPWLVGVAGVLHSRRRARAQMRDEGTVVPRLRDALRRPRA, from the coding sequence GTGCCGGTGCAGGGTCGTCGAGCGGCACCGGTCGTCTACACGGTGGCCGTGCTGGCCTACCTCGTGGCGGTCGTGCACCGCACCGCCCTGGGGGTCGCGGGCGTCGACGCGACGGCCCGGTTCGACCTGGCGGCGACCACCCTGTCGTCGTTCGTCGTGGTCCAGCTCGTGATGTACGCGGGGCTGCAGATCCCCGCCGGGCAGCTCCTCGACCGGTACGGCGCGCGGGCCGTCATCACCGCGGGCTCGGTCGTCATGGCCGCCGGGCAGGGCCTGCTGGCGGTCGCGGACACGGTGCCGCTCGCCCTGGTGGCGCGGCTGCTCATCGGCGCCGGCGACGCGGGCATCTTCATCAGCGCGTGCCGCCTGGTGGCGCAGTGGTTCCCGCCGCGCCGCGTGCCGGTGCTGGTGCAGGTCACCGGGCTGATCGGGCAGAGCGGCCAGCTCGTGTCCGCGATCGGCGTCGCCTGGCTGCTGCACGCGCGCGGGTGGGGCACGACGTTCGGCGCCCTGGCTGTCGTCGGTGCCGTCACGTCCGTCGTCGCGTGGCTGTGGCTGTCCGCTCCCCCGCCGACCCGCACGACCGTGGTCGCCGACGCGGCCCGCGAGCGCTTCCTGCACGCCGTGCGGGCAGCCGCCCGTCCGGCCGGGACACGGCTGGGGTTCTGGTCGCACTTCCTGCCGCCGTTCAGCGCGAACGTGCTGGCGCTGCTGTGGGGCGTGCCGTTCTTCGTCACCGCGCAGGGCCGCTCGCCGGCGGAGGCCAGCGCGCTCCTCACGCTCCTCACGCTGTCGGCGATGGTCGCCGGGCCGGTGGTGGGGCGGTTCACGGCCCGGCACCCGCTGCGCCGCTCGTGGGCGGTGCTGGCCTCGGCGGTCGCGACGCTCGTGGCGTGGGTGCTGCTGCTCGCGCCGTCGACGCCGCGGCCGATGTGGCAGCTCGCGGTGTTCGCGGTCGTGATCGGCGCCGGCGGACCGGTGTCGCTGGTCGGCATCGACTTCGCCCGGTCGTTCACGGCCGCGGACCGGCTCGGCACGGCCACGGGGTTCGTCAACATGGGTGGGTTCACGTCGTCGGTCGTGGGGGTGCTCGCGGTGGGCGTGGTGCTGCAGGCCGTGTCCCCGCCGGGCGCGGTCACGTACTCGCTCGACGCGTACCGGCTGGCGTTCGCGGTGCTGCTCGTGCCGTGGCTGGTGGGCGTCGCCGGGGTGCTGCACAGCCGCCGCCGCGCCCGGGCGCAGATGCGCGACGAGGGCACGGTCGTGCCGCGCCTGCGCGACGCGCTCCGCCGCCCGCGCGCCTGA
- the mscL gene encoding large conductance mechanosensitive channel protein MscL, which produces MSDSRQQGLRGAGDRLKALGETEHVKGAAKVLQGFKDFISRGNAIELAVGVVVGAAFTAVVGALQTGFISPLIGWIFGQPNLENVWNIGPYTWRTPGPEEPPIDPIQVGVILNALIQFLITAAAIYFLIVLPLNALAARRKKGQEAEPKAPAEDILLLQEIRDLLAQRITPAVANDAPGASPAPPAPGRAPGDGPPSIPPGTPTA; this is translated from the coding sequence GTGAGCGACAGCAGGCAGCAAGGGCTGCGCGGTGCCGGCGACAGGCTGAAGGCGCTGGGCGAGACCGAGCACGTCAAGGGGGCCGCCAAGGTCCTCCAGGGGTTCAAGGACTTCATCTCCCGCGGCAACGCGATCGAGCTCGCCGTCGGCGTCGTCGTCGGCGCGGCGTTCACCGCTGTGGTCGGTGCGCTGCAGACCGGGTTCATCAGCCCGCTCATCGGGTGGATCTTCGGGCAGCCGAACCTGGAGAACGTCTGGAACATCGGCCCCTACACGTGGCGGACCCCGGGCCCGGAGGAGCCGCCGATCGACCCCATCCAGGTGGGCGTCATCCTCAACGCGCTGATCCAGTTCCTCATCACGGCCGCGGCGATCTACTTCCTCATCGTGCTGCCGCTCAACGCGCTGGCCGCCCGCCGCAAGAAGGGTCAGGAGGCCGAGCCGAAGGCGCCGGCCGAGGACATCCTGCTGCTGCAGGAGATCCGCGACCTGCTCGCGCAGCGCATCACGCCGGCGGTCGCCAACGACGCACCGGGCGCGTCCCCGGCACCGCCCGCACCGGGCCGGGCACCGGGCGACGGCCCGCCGAGCATCCCGCCGGGCACCCCCACCGCCTGA
- a CDS encoding SAF domain-containing protein, producing the protein MPPTPRRTPPPLPPARRPVRLAARAWVWRLRHLLAATCLALAAGAVVHALQPPPPVTVAAVVAARDVAAGATISSDDVRVEHVAPGTVPAGALSGAGAAVGATAAVDLPAGLPLVPSLLATGEATGPPGTVVTAVRLADAAVADLVGPGSRVDLLGARPEGGPGTTLATRALVLPAPAGGAAATGVLGSVDGSGDPPPLLVAVQPAEALALAEASASSRISAVVVP; encoded by the coding sequence GTGCCCCCGACGCCTCGCCGCACCCCACCGCCCCTGCCGCCCGCCCGGCGGCCCGTCCGGCTCGCCGCGCGGGCCTGGGTCTGGCGGCTGCGCCACCTGCTCGCCGCCACGTGCCTCGCGCTGGCGGCCGGGGCGGTCGTGCACGCGCTGCAGCCCCCGCCGCCCGTGACCGTCGCCGCCGTGGTCGCCGCCCGCGACGTGGCCGCGGGGGCCACGATCAGCAGCGACGACGTGCGGGTCGAGCACGTGGCGCCCGGCACGGTCCCCGCCGGGGCCCTCTCCGGCGCCGGCGCCGCGGTCGGTGCCACGGCGGCGGTGGACCTGCCCGCGGGGCTGCCGCTCGTCCCGTCGCTGCTCGCGACCGGGGAGGCGACCGGACCCCCGGGCACCGTCGTCACCGCGGTGCGGCTCGCCGACGCCGCGGTGGCCGACCTGGTCGGGCCCGGCAGCCGGGTCGACCTCCTCGGCGCGCGCCCCGAGGGCGGCCCCGGCACGACCCTCGCGACGCGCGCGCTCGTGCTGCCCGCCCCGGCCGGGGGCGCCGCCGCGACGGGGGTCCTCGGCTCCGTCGACGGCTCCGGGGACCCGCCCCCGCTGCTCGTCGCCGTGCAGCCGGCCGAGGCGCTCGCCCTCGCCGAGGCGTCCGCTTCGTCCCGGATCAGCGCGGTCGTCGTGCCATGA
- a CDS encoding FmdB family zinc ribbon protein, whose translation MPTYAYRCTACEHAFEVQQSFTDDALTVCPACEGRLRKVFSAVGVVFKGSGFYRNDARSGGKTTSRTPSSTSGSSTSTSTTSDSGTTTSTSTSSSTSGTATATKATTAAPAAGA comes from the coding sequence GTGCCCACCTACGCCTACCGCTGCACGGCGTGCGAGCACGCCTTCGAGGTCCAGCAGTCGTTCACCGACGACGCGCTCACCGTCTGCCCCGCGTGCGAGGGCCGCCTGCGCAAGGTCTTCTCGGCCGTCGGCGTCGTCTTCAAGGGCTCGGGCTTCTACCGCAACGACGCCCGCTCGGGCGGCAAGACGACGTCGCGCACCCCGAGCAGCACGTCGGGCAGCAGCACCTCGACGTCCACGACGTCGGACAGCGGCACCACCACGAGCACGAGCACGTCGTCGAGCACCTCGGGCACCGCCACGGCCACGAAGGCGACGACCGCCGCACCCGCCGCCGGCGCCTGA